Proteins encoded by one window of Lathyrus oleraceus cultivar Zhongwan6 chromosome 1, CAAS_Psat_ZW6_1.0, whole genome shotgun sequence:
- the LOC127127302 gene encoding WAT1-related protein At1g43650 — protein sequence MKSSLLGFMVILEKHKPYVSMIFIQFIYAGMALLSKAAISKGMSPYVFVVYRQIFASLALSPFAYFDSKHGGAPLSCNLLCKLFLVSLVGLTASSNLYYVAINYTSATFAAASTNTIPSITFIMAILIGVETISINYMHGVAKIFGSVLSLSGAIVFALVKGPPLDFIKWHNSENQNHNSHEFSKIHSKGDNIKGSLMMLSANTCWSLWLILQGFIVKQYPAKFRLTIIQCLFSFIQSGILAIAMERNPSAWKIGWDIHLLSVAYCGVIVTAICYWLQVCTIETKGPVFTAMFTPLALVLTAIFSAIWWKETLFWGSIGGTVLLVIGLYSVLWGKNKECVKQVVQEKAETRLECVIQSDGFDKV from the exons ATGAAGAGTAGTTTGCTAGGGTTTATGGTAATCTTGGAGAAACATAAACCTTATGTTTCAATGATCTTTATTCAATTCATATATGCTGGAATGGCTCTTCTTTCAAAGGCAGCAATTTCCAAAGGAATGAGTccttatgtgtttgttgtttaTCGACAAATCTTTGCATCACTTGCCTTATCTCCATTTGCTTATTTTGACAG TAAACATGGTGGTGCTCCTTTATCATGCAACTTGTTGTGCAAATTGTTTCTAGTTTCTCTTGTTGG ATTAACAGCAAGTTCAAATCTTTACTATGTTGCAATCAACTATACCTCTGCAACATTTGCTGCTGCTTCCACAAACACAATCCCTTCAATTACTTTTATCATGGCTATTTTAATTGG GGTAGAAACCATTTCAATAAACTACATGCATGGAGTTGCAAAGATTTTTGGCTCTGTTCTAAGCCTTTCTGGTGCTATAGTATTTGCTTTAGTCAAAGGGCCTCCATTAGATTTCATAAAGTGGCATAATTCAGAAAATCAGAATCATAATTCTCATGAATTTTCGAAGATTCATTCCAAAGGGGATAACATTAAAGGATCTCTTATGATGCTCTCAGCAAACACTTGTTGGTCCTTGTGGCTTATTTTACAG GGATTTATTGTAAAGCAATACCCAGCAAAATTTAGGCTCACAATAATACAATGTCTTTTTAGCTTCATACAATCAGGAATATTAGCTATTGCAATGGAGAGGAATCCTTCTGCATGGAAGATAGGATGGGATATTCATCTTCTTTCTGTGGCTTATTGT GGTGTAATTGTGACTGCAATTTGTTATTGGTTGCAAGTATGCACTATAGAGACAAAAGGTCCAGTTTTCACTGCAATGTTTACCCCTCTAGCTCTTGTACTTACAGCCATTTTCTCAGCAATTTGGTGGAAAGAAACACTCTTCTGGGGAAG TATTGGTGGCACTGTTTTGCTAGTTATTGGACTGTATAGTGTGTTGTGGGGGAAGAATAAAGAGTGTGTGAAACAAGTAGTACAAGAAAAAGCAGAGACTAGATTGGAGTGCGTTATACAGTCTGATGGATTTGACAAAGTTTAA